The Deltaproteobacteria bacterium nucleotide sequence CGACGGCTGCATGGCGATGGTGCAGAAGATCACGGAAAGGGAGAACATCTATCTCGCCAACTCGATGAACTCGCTGCGCATCGAGGGGCAAAAGACCGTCGGCATGGAGATCGTGCAGCAGTTCGAGTACGAGGTGCCGGATACCATCATCATCCCCGGCGGCAATCTCGGCAACGTCAGCGCGCTCGGCAAGGGCTTGATAATGATGGAGCAGCTCGGCATGATCGCCAAGCGGCCGCGCATCGTCGTGGCCCAGGCCGCCCGCGCCAACCCGCTCTATCTCAGCTACCTCAACGACTTCCGTGAGTTTCAACCGGTCCAAGCCCAGAAGACGCTGGCCAGCGCGATCCAAATCGGCAACCCGGTGAGCTTCAAGAAGGCGGTGCGCACGCTGCAGGAATTCAACGGTATCGTCGAGCAAGCCACCGAAGAGGAGTTGGCGGACGCCGCAGCGCTGGCCGACCGCACCGGGATGCTCAACTGCCCGCACACCGGCGTAGCGCTGGCCGCGCTGCTGCGCCTGCTGCAGCGCAAGGTGATCAAGCCGCACGAACGTGTGGTGGTGATTTCGACTGCCCACGGGTTGAAGTTCACCGAATTCAAGGCCGGCTATCACCAGCGCAGCTTGCCGGACGTGCGCAGCCGCTATGCCAACCAGCCGGTCGAGCTACCCAATGACCTCGAGGCGGTGCGCCGCGCGCTGTTCGAGCGCATCGAGCAAATGCAGCTCTCTGAGCGCACCCAACCCGAGATCGGCTAGCAGCCGCAGG carries:
- the thrC gene encoding threonine synthase; the protein is MKYKCWFQCINPECGKTYDIFEIIYRCHACGELLEVVHDIDRLRRVSAEGWKKLFDKRVRSTQWPYGSGVWNRKEMVLPSLSDEHIVSMYEGNTNLFWAERFGRQIGLEDLWVKQCGNSHTGSFKDLGMTVLVSVVSELRHKGQSVPAVACASTGDTSAALAAYCAAAGIPAVVLLPRNKVSLAQLVQPIANGALVLSLDTDFDGCMAMVQKITERENIYLANSMNSLRIEGQKTVGMEIVQQFEYEVPDTIIIPGGNLGNVSALGKGLIMMEQLGMIAKRPRIVVAQAARANPLYLSYLNDFREFQPVQAQKTLASAIQIGNPVSFKKAVRTLQEFNGIVEQATEEELADAAALADRTGMLNCPHTGVALAALLRLLQRKVIKPHERVVVISTAHGLKFTEFKAGYHQRSLPDVRSRYANQPVELPNDLEAVRRALFERIEQMQLSERTQPEIG